CGGCACTGGCACTACGCCCCTACGAGATGGAATCAACTACTTCATGCGCACCCAAACCAAGATTTATGACAATCAGTTAATTCGTCAAAACCTTGGTAAAAGCCAATCTAGATACCGCACCTTGAGCAGTAGCCCAATTATTCCATTTACCTATTACAATGGCTCATCTGTCATGTACGATATGGTAACGGAATACACCTATTCCAATGATGCACCTTGCTACAAAACCATATACAGCTATAAATTGCCAGAGCTAGTAGGTAACGATGTGCTGACAGAATTAGATGTTTGGGATTTCCATTTACATAATTACGACAAATGGTTTTCTGATTATCTTCGTTCCAAAGAAACATATGAAAAAACAAATACTGGATTCAAGCTCGTGTCTTCGGATTATTACGACTATGATATGAATTCTCATAAATCAAGCTATACGGTAAGAGGTTGGGAGTACAGAAATGATTTCCATGAAAATTTCTCTGATGAGGATTTCGATCTAATAAGCAATATTGCTTATTCATCATGTAAAGATTATTATGTTACTCCGAAGGCCAAACTGCTGAGGGCGCATGCTCATACGGAAGTTATGACGAATGGGGTAAGAATGAGCAATCTGCAAACTTATAATTACGACAACCCTTCCGATATACGAATGACCTCGCAGACAACAAGTAGAAGCGATGATAAGTATAGCATATATACTTCATATCCTTCGAGCATAAACAATGGTATTTATGCAGATATGGTAAAAAAGAACATGTTAGATTACCCAGTGGAGGAGCGAGTGGAGCGTAATGGTAAAGTCATCTCTGCCAGACTGATGACATATAGCTGCCAAGATGGTAGCTTTTATCCAAATAAGATATATACTTACACCCCTGGAGCATCGGCATGCGCCTTTAATAGTTTTGTCAAATATTCTGGGACTGAGATTAATAATCTGTATGTTCCACTGCTTGACATCGGATATAAGAATGGACGCATTGAACATTTGACAGACCAGCAAGGTATAACAACCTATTACACATGGGATACAACACGGCAGTACCCTATCCTTGAAAGAAAGGTTGGAGGTAGCGTGACACACGAACGTACATTTACTTATATCCCTTGCGTAGGCATGACTTCTGAAACCAAACCTAACAAAGACGTCATGTCTTATAGTTATGATACAGCAGGAAGACTGGCTGAGATAAAGGACTGCAATGGAAAATCATTGTGGAAATATCTTTATAGGTATATCTCCGGTGCTGCAATCAGTGGTAAAATGAACTATTAATTATCTAGTTTAGTAAAAAATGACCAATAAGATTCTTTCCACATTAGTATTACTTTGCACCTTGGCATCCCTAGATGTCAAGGCGCAGTCTGATGTCCATAATTATGTCATCAAATCCTCCATGTTGGACGAGCAAGGACTGAACTCCGTGACTACCATCGAATACTACGATGGACTGGGACGCAAGGAGCAGGTGGTCAGTAATGGAGTAAAACCAGAAAATCCATCCAAGACTCTGCTCTCACGCACCATCTACGATGACAGAGGCAACGAATGGAAGAAATTCCTGCCTGTACCTACCACTGGGTTGGATTATCAGACCAATATCTCTTACAAGCATGATGACTCAAAGGCATTGTCCGCCATAACCTATGATGCACTCGACCGCCCTGTTTTTGCCACAATTCCTGGCAACGACATGGGAGGAAGGGGAAAGAAGCATGAGTATCTGGCAAATAAGGCCAACAGTGTCAAGAAATACACAGTCTCGGATGATGGAACCTTGGCACAAAAAGGGTATTACCCTGAGGGTGCCTTGTCATGGGAACGCATCACAGACGAGGACAACAACATAACGGACATATACACCGACCTACTCGAGCAAAAGGTACTGGAGCGTCATGCCACGAGCAAAGGCATGGTGGACACCTACTTCGTATATAACGATTGCTCGAAGCTATGCTATGTTCTTCAGCCTATGTACCAACAAGAGGCAGACTTGGACAAGTTTGCCTTTCAGTATCGATACGACAATCGGGGAAGAATGGTCGAAAAGACCATCCCTGGTTGCGAGAAGATTACTTACACTTACGATAACGCAGACCGTATACTCACCATGCAGGACGGAGAGATGCGCAAGAAGGGATTGTCAAGGCATTATACCTACGACAGTTTGGGACGCATAAGCTCCCAAACGCTCTATCAGGGAAATGCCATCCACGGCATCGAGCAAAGAAACTATTACGACGGAGACTATAGCCTTATTAACGGCAATAATGGTACACTGACTGCGGAAGCAAGGAACATTCTTGCTTACTCTGGGGACATGAGTACCACAAGCGCCCAAAGAAATGAGTTGGGTAATACATTCGCTTGTGTACAAACACAGCTTGCCAGTGATGGAACGGAAATCGTAACAGCAATGTATTACGACCAGAAAGGGCGTGTCATGGAGAAGAATTCCAAGTTGTTGGACAATCATCTCCGACGTGAGCAATTCTCTTATACTTTTACCGGCAAGGTACTCACACATACCATCCTTGACTACAAGGGTGCAAAAGAAGTGTTTCGGAGTGTAACCACCAACAACTATGATGCGGCAACTGGCATTCTCACATCTATTGATGTGACTACTTCCGCCAACGGAGGAAACGAGGCGAAGAAACGAACTGCCGCTTTTGAGTATGATGACTATGGAAGAATTTACTCAACAACTCATGGCTCAGTCGTACAAAAGACGGAATTTAATGTGCGCGACTGGCCTACGAGACTTGCATCGGACAACTTCAACGAACGATTATATTACACTGATCAATTCTTCAACGGCAATGTAAGCAGAGTATATTGCACAGGTCCTTATTACGATTACAGTTACAAGTTTGACTACGACAAGTTGAATCGACTGACATCGGCTGATTACATCAACTATGATGAGAATGAACTGGCATGGACTGAGCCTGACTTCAGTGAATATGCGAGCTATGATGACAACGGAAACATAACTCGCTTACAGCGCATTGGCTTCCCTGACGAGCATGAGCCCACCACCTTCCTGGACGACTTAGACATGTCATACAATGGAAATCAACTAAGTGAGGTCGAAGACAAAGCAAACGACATCACTTACATGACCACTACAAACTTCATACAAAACAGCAAGTTACCTGCCAGGTACACCTACAATGCAAATGGTGGTATGGAGACGGATGTGAACAACGGCGTTGTATTCATGGAATACGACAACTTTGGATATGCAAAGGCTGTCTACTTCAAGAATGGAAGCAGCATCGAATATGTACATACCTCAGATGGAGAGAAGCTGAAGGAGACATACACTACTTCTGTCCCAAACATCACCAAGCCTGTCGGTTTACCATTCTCCCTTGCTCCTCCCGAGATACAAAGCGTCATCACCAAAGACTACTGGGGCACGGACATCATTTGCAAGAACGGCACACCACAGCAATTCTTCTTTGATGGTGGTTTTGCGAACATCAAGGGCAACGAGTTGTCGTGGCATTACTACGTCAAGGACCATCTCGGCAGCAACAGAATCGTCCAGGACGAGAAGGGTAAAGTAGAAGCTACATACAACTTCTATCCGTTCGGTGGCTACTTCGACCATTGCGAGGAACTATACACACACAATATTTCCCAACCTTTTACGTTTCAAGGTAAGGAATACACAGGCATGTACGGGCTTGGAATGTTCGACTTCGGGGCTCGCCTACATGCACCACTCATTGGAAGATGGACGAGTGTTGACCAACTGAGCGAGAAGTACTACAGCTGGAGTCCCTATGTCTTCTGCCTGAACAATCCTGTAAGAAACACAGATTCGGACGGTCGTATTGTTGAGACAGGATGGGATGCCGCCAATGTGGCAATGGATGCCACAAGCCTCATAGCCAATGCCGCAACGGGAAACTATTGGTCGGCGGCAGTTGACGGTGCCGCCCTGATATATGATGTAGCTGCTACTGCCGTACCAGGGTTACCTGGTGGTGCTGGGGCGGCATTGAAGGCCTATCGTGCGAGCAAGGTTGTTGTTCATACGGCGCAAACTGCAAAGACTGTATTGAGAGCTACAAGATATAATTATCGAAGTGTCTTGCAAAAAGTCACAGGTAAAATAGGAAAGGGCTATGAGGCTCACCACACCTTACCTCAAAAATATAGAACGAGATTTGAAAAATTAGGAATAAACATAGATGAGCCAGGCAATGTCGTTTGGCGTGAAGCAAATGGACATCGAAAGAAAAGCAATGCTTTGACTAGCGAATGGACTCGGTTTATGGCTAGAGGTAAGTCGCCAACAAAGAAACAAATTTATCAGTTCCGAGATAAAATGGAGAAAAAATATTTTGGCAACAAATATGACACTCCAACTAAATAATCTTAAAAACGTTATAAAATATGATTACATTTTATTATTTTACTCATCGCTTTAAAAGAAGTATGTTGGAAATTATCCCT
This is a stretch of genomic DNA from Segatella hominis. It encodes these proteins:
- a CDS encoding RHS repeat-associated core domain-containing protein, which translates into the protein MTNKILSTLVLLCTLASLDVKAQSDVHNYVIKSSMLDEQGLNSVTTIEYYDGLGRKEQVVSNGVKPENPSKTLLSRTIYDDRGNEWKKFLPVPTTGLDYQTNISYKHDDSKALSAITYDALDRPVFATIPGNDMGGRGKKHEYLANKANSVKKYTVSDDGTLAQKGYYPEGALSWERITDEDNNITDIYTDLLEQKVLERHATSKGMVDTYFVYNDCSKLCYVLQPMYQQEADLDKFAFQYRYDNRGRMVEKTIPGCEKITYTYDNADRILTMQDGEMRKKGLSRHYTYDSLGRISSQTLYQGNAIHGIEQRNYYDGDYSLINGNNGTLTAEARNILAYSGDMSTTSAQRNELGNTFACVQTQLASDGTEIVTAMYYDQKGRVMEKNSKLLDNHLRREQFSYTFTGKVLTHTILDYKGAKEVFRSVTTNNYDAATGILTSIDVTTSANGGNEAKKRTAAFEYDDYGRIYSTTHGSVVQKTEFNVRDWPTRLASDNFNERLYYTDQFFNGNVSRVYCTGPYYDYSYKFDYDKLNRLTSADYINYDENELAWTEPDFSEYASYDDNGNITRLQRIGFPDEHEPTTFLDDLDMSYNGNQLSEVEDKANDITYMTTTNFIQNSKLPARYTYNANGGMETDVNNGVVFMEYDNFGYAKAVYFKNGSSIEYVHTSDGEKLKETYTTSVPNITKPVGLPFSLAPPEIQSVITKDYWGTDIICKNGTPQQFFFDGGFANIKGNELSWHYYVKDHLGSNRIVQDEKGKVEATYNFYPFGGYFDHCEELYTHNISQPFTFQGKEYTGMYGLGMFDFGARLHAPLIGRWTSVDQLSEKYYSWSPYVFCLNNPVRNTDSDGRIVETGWDAANVAMDATSLIANAATGNYWSAAVDGAALIYDVAATAVPGLPGGAGAALKAYRASKVVVHTAQTAKTVLRATRYNYRSVLQKVTGKIGKGYEAHHTLPQKYRTRFEKLGINIDEPGNVVWREANGHRKKSNALTSEWTRFMARGKSPTKKQIYQFRDKMEKKYFGNKYDTPTK